One Methylobacterium sp. 77 DNA window includes the following coding sequences:
- a CDS encoding autotransporter assembly complex family protein — protein sequence MSALACSPAAAFDLFGMFGSEEEPLAPSRETLPYSVKFQGLEDEDVLQALQDTSTLYRLRQDAPPDGEGIVRRAEADLRRLSDVLSGYGYYQGKVAIRIDGVELSGEAAIAAAARAAEGARNNALVPVRIVVDAGPLYKLRNVAASDPRGSDFPDEVLPERFTRVGDDVPARSATVLAREAKIVDRFRALGHPFAKAVSRDPVVDDSAHVMDVRFTIDPGPIAGMGEVAVRGTTGLDPAVVRSFIYSEPGDPYSPKAVAEIRRSVAKVEALGSVRVREGEALDAQGNLPIFVDVTERDHNLIGVAARYSTVDGPGIRAYYANRNLFGGGETLRLDADIYYLGNDLYAKQRKAAGIDSNGLGGRLSATFVKPALWGTRNDLVANVFAGREAQQSYVSDAAGGTIGIRHRFSDTFYAQIGIDGQAGRSQDALGKVDYRLVGVPLSVAYDSTDNLLDPTQGFRATASVTPYAGFLGSDPSIFVAKAQGSTYYALDDEARYILAGRIGFGSISGASLEEIPANIRFFAGGGGSVRGFPYRTLGPRGPFNLPVGGRSLLEASVEARVKITDTIGIVPFFDAGTAFEGSLPDFEERIRYAAGLGLRYYTGIGPIRVDVAFPLDRIKGNRERPVALYISLGQSF from the coding sequence ATGAGCGCCCTCGCCTGCTCCCCGGCGGCGGCTTTCGATCTGTTCGGCATGTTCGGCTCCGAGGAGGAGCCGTTGGCACCGAGCCGCGAGACCCTGCCCTATTCCGTCAAGTTCCAGGGTCTCGAGGACGAGGACGTGCTGCAGGCCCTGCAGGACACCTCGACACTCTACCGCCTGCGCCAGGACGCGCCGCCCGACGGCGAAGGCATCGTGCGGCGGGCGGAGGCCGACCTGCGCCGCCTGTCCGACGTGCTCTCCGGCTACGGCTATTACCAGGGCAAGGTCGCCATCCGCATCGATGGCGTCGAGCTCTCCGGCGAAGCCGCGATCGCGGCCGCGGCGCGGGCCGCCGAAGGCGCGCGAAACAACGCCCTGGTGCCGGTGAGGATCGTCGTCGATGCCGGCCCGCTCTACAAGCTCCGTAATGTGGCGGCCTCCGATCCCCGCGGCAGCGATTTCCCGGACGAAGTCCTGCCGGAGCGCTTCACGCGGGTGGGCGACGATGTCCCCGCGCGCTCGGCCACGGTGCTCGCCCGCGAGGCGAAGATCGTCGACCGCTTCCGTGCGCTGGGCCATCCCTTCGCCAAGGCGGTCTCGCGCGATCCCGTGGTGGATGACAGCGCCCATGTCATGGATGTGCGCTTCACCATCGATCCCGGCCCCATCGCCGGGATGGGCGAGGTCGCGGTGCGCGGCACCACGGGTCTCGACCCGGCCGTGGTGCGCTCCTTCATCTACAGCGAGCCGGGCGATCCCTATTCGCCCAAAGCGGTGGCGGAGATCCGCCGGTCGGTGGCGAAGGTCGAGGCCCTCGGTTCCGTCCGGGTGCGCGAGGGCGAGGCGCTCGACGCGCAGGGCAACCTGCCGATCTTCGTCGACGTGACCGAGCGCGACCACAATCTGATCGGCGTGGCGGCCCGCTATTCCACCGTCGACGGTCCGGGCATCCGAGCCTATTACGCCAACCGCAACCTCTTCGGCGGCGGCGAGACCCTGCGGCTCGACGCCGACATCTACTATCTCGGCAACGACCTCTACGCGAAGCAGCGCAAGGCCGCCGGCATCGACTCCAACGGCCTGGGCGGCCGGCTCTCCGCGACCTTCGTCAAGCCGGCTTTGTGGGGCACGCGCAACGACCTAGTGGCGAACGTCTTCGCGGGGCGCGAGGCGCAGCAATCCTACGTCTCGGACGCGGCCGGGGGCACGATCGGCATCCGCCACCGGTTCTCGGATACCTTCTACGCGCAGATCGGCATCGACGGGCAGGCCGGCCGCTCGCAGGACGCGCTGGGCAAGGTCGATTACCGCCTCGTCGGCGTGCCGCTCTCGGTCGCGTACGATTCCACCGACAATCTCCTCGATCCCACGCAGGGGTTCAGGGCCACCGCCTCGGTGACTCCCTATGCCGGGTTCCTCGGTTCGGATCCGTCGATCTTCGTCGCCAAGGCGCAGGGCTCGACCTACTATGCCCTCGACGACGAGGCTCGCTACATCCTCGCCGGCCGCATCGGCTTCGGCTCTATCTCGGGAGCGAGCCTGGAGGAGATCCCGGCCAATATCCGCTTCTTCGCCGGCGGCGGCGGCTCGGTGCGCGGCTTCCCCTATCGGACGCTGGGGCCGCGCGGGCCGTTCAACCTGCCGGTGGGCGGACGCAGCCTGCTCGAAGCCTCGGTGGAGGCGCGGGTCAAGATCACCGACACGATCGGAATCGTGCCGTTCTTCGATGCCGGCACCGCCTTCGAGGGAAGCCTGCCGGACTTCGAGGAGCGCATCCGGTACGCCGCGGGTTTGGGTCTGCGCTACTACACCGGCATCGGCCCCATCCGCGTCGACGTCGCCTTCCCCCTCGACCGGATCAAGGGCAACCGCGAGCGCCCCGTCGCGCTGTACATCAGCCTGGGGCAGTCGTTCTGA
- a CDS encoding translocation/assembly module TamB domain-containing protein has protein sequence MRNIAAVIGLTLCIAVPATHTRADEGEKTVLGGLLSKALSTPGSQVSIGAVDGALSSNATIRDVAISDANGVWLRLDKARLVWSRLALLSGRLQVDSLEIGRLEVLRRPLPAPVSATAEPDGTLLPDLPVKVEITAFKLAELVLGETVAGQPARLSAEGKAKLGAPSEGLDLDLTVRRLDAVGQFAARLLFVPKGAKLEVKTTLVEAAGGLLSKFATLPGEPPINLDLDGRGTLDAWNARLDFDAGPDLGAKGTARIARAGTDRHLTLDLSSRIEGLLPGPAAAIFSGTTKLDGALRFGDSGAFGIDRLALASRTARLDASGSLTPDRVADFTLSARAIPTEGGVTKAANAELDTLVFDGSVKGPIARPRVNGDLKAAGLRADGNVLDRIAATLAMEPAGTDPNATRFALSADATVEGLKLADAALRRAVGSRGAFTFRGTLQPDGVIDVAKFDLDAPTAKLSYAGRVGQNTLTGTLNAGLADLSAFSDVADRTLAGSVAVKAALSGDPARKAVTADVDATTRDLALGLPALDRLLGREPRFSGRLSQVFDGYSFEGAKLEGAEMVARLEGKATARLADAKLLVDVKTLSALDPRLAGRALLDGRLSGTLEKPDLTATLTAADGRALGRPIRDLRVAATLKDLTGALDGTLALGGEIGGKTLRGDLHLARRAADWSLDRLAVNLGSVTLDGTAIVDAATLLTQGKVTLSAANLDDLSPLALTPLGGSLDATIALSRDGGRQDASIKAKGASLRSGEIGLAQLDADLTGRDLLAHPVVDGRVNADRVVAAGESIDTVRLLAVGSPGASDITLTAKARGFDLDGAARLVPADATRIELSRFSAARGKDRLALAGPATITLDRGSAVIDGLVIAAGTGRVSLAGRVGSNLDLKLGIRALPLALARIASPSLALTGTLDGEADIHGTSARPEGRYALSLAKLVTPETRKAGLPPIDAKASGTLSDGRAGIEGRVSAGRGAELTLAGFLPVSAGGPIALKLRGTLDAAMANSLLSVGGQRVAGRLALDGGVSGTLNAPRAEGVATLSGGSFTDPLQGIALKQIEGRVTGRGDTLVVERLTAQTRNGGGLQASGRVALDPTGGFPGTFKITAERAELVSSPIVTATASLNLALSGPLARTPKISGRVDLASVDVTVPDRLPATVQPLPGVRRVNTPSDVRARLDAKADRRAKITALAKRKKAPPPFDATLDVTVSAPSRIFVRGRGIDAELGGDLRLTGTSRDPVAVGDFAMRRGRLSIIGQRLDFTRGRLAFNGELAIPDLDFQAETKAAEVTARVIVTGPANQPDFILTSDPTLPQDEVLSRLLFKKAAGGLSPFQALQLAQAVSQLSGGAGGPDVFEQARKGLGLDSLDVSTGASGGPALGASRYLSDRLSVGVKAGAKPQDTAATVDYDVTRRIKIQGEAGSDGRTAVGVGAEWEY, from the coding sequence ATGCGCAACATCGCTGCCGTCATCGGCCTGACCCTCTGCATCGCCGTCCCAGCCACCCACACCCGCGCCGACGAGGGCGAGAAGACCGTGCTCGGCGGGCTCCTGTCGAAGGCATTGTCGACGCCGGGCTCTCAGGTCTCCATCGGAGCCGTGGACGGGGCGCTCTCCTCCAATGCCACGATCCGCGACGTGGCGATCAGCGACGCCAACGGTGTCTGGCTGAGGCTCGACAAGGCGCGCCTCGTCTGGAGCCGCCTCGCCCTCCTCTCCGGTCGTTTGCAGGTCGACAGCCTGGAGATCGGCCGGCTCGAGGTCCTGCGCCGCCCCCTCCCCGCTCCGGTCTCGGCGACGGCCGAGCCCGATGGCACGCTCCTGCCCGACCTGCCGGTGAAGGTGGAGATCACCGCCTTCAAGCTCGCCGAACTGGTGCTCGGCGAGACCGTCGCCGGCCAGCCGGCGCGCCTGTCGGCCGAGGGAAAGGCCAAGCTCGGCGCCCCGTCCGAAGGGCTCGACCTCGACCTCACGGTGCGTCGCCTGGATGCCGTCGGCCAATTCGCCGCGCGCCTGCTGTTCGTGCCCAAGGGGGCGAAACTCGAGGTGAAGACGACCCTGGTGGAAGCCGCGGGCGGTCTTCTCTCCAAATTCGCCACCCTGCCCGGCGAGCCACCGATCAACCTCGACCTCGACGGACGCGGCACCCTCGACGCCTGGAACGCCCGGCTCGATTTCGATGCCGGCCCCGATCTCGGGGCGAAGGGCACCGCCCGCATCGCCCGCGCCGGCACCGACCGTCACCTGACCCTCGATCTCTCCTCGCGGATCGAGGGATTGCTGCCCGGCCCGGCGGCCGCGATCTTCTCCGGCACGACCAAGCTCGACGGGGCCCTGCGCTTCGGCGATAGCGGCGCCTTCGGCATCGACCGTCTGGCGCTCGCCTCCCGCACCGCCCGCCTCGACGCCTCGGGCAGCCTCACCCCGGACCGCGTCGCCGATTTCACCCTCTCCGCCCGCGCCATCCCCACCGAGGGCGGCGTCACCAAGGCGGCCAATGCCGAACTCGACACCCTCGTCTTCGACGGCAGCGTGAAGGGCCCCATCGCCCGGCCACGGGTGAACGGCGACCTCAAGGCCGCGGGCCTGCGCGCCGACGGCAATGTCCTCGATCGGATCGCCGCCACTCTCGCCATGGAGCCGGCCGGGACCGACCCCAACGCCACCCGCTTCGCGCTCAGCGCCGATGCCACGGTCGAGGGGCTGAAGCTCGCCGACGCGGCCCTGCGCCGCGCCGTCGGATCGCGCGGGGCCTTCACCTTCCGCGGCACGCTCCAGCCCGACGGCGTCATCGACGTGGCGAAGTTCGACCTCGACGCGCCCACCGCCAAGCTCTCCTATGCCGGTCGCGTCGGCCAGAACACGCTGACCGGCACGCTGAACGCGGGCCTCGCCGACCTCTCCGCCTTCTCGGACGTCGCCGACCGCACCCTCGCCGGCAGCGTCGCCGTGAAGGCCGCGCTGAGCGGCGATCCGGCCCGTAAAGCGGTCACTGCCGACGTCGATGCGACCACCCGGGACCTCGCCCTCGGTCTCCCCGCTCTGGATCGGCTGCTCGGGCGCGAACCGCGCTTCTCCGGGCGCCTGTCGCAGGTCTTCGACGGCTACAGCTTCGAGGGTGCCAAGCTCGAAGGCGCCGAGATGGTCGCCCGGCTCGAGGGCAAGGCCACGGCGCGGCTCGCCGACGCCAAGCTCTTGGTCGACGTGAAGACCCTCTCGGCCCTCGACCCGCGCCTCGCCGGTCGTGCCCTCCTCGACGGGCGGCTCTCCGGCACGCTCGAGAAACCTGACCTCACCGCTACGCTCACCGCCGCGGACGGACGGGCGCTCGGCCGCCCGATCCGGGATCTGCGCGTGGCCGCGACGCTGAAGGACCTCACCGGGGCCTTGGACGGCACGCTGGCGCTCGGCGGCGAGATCGGCGGCAAGACCCTTCGCGGGGACCTGCACCTCGCCCGCAGGGCCGCCGATTGGTCGCTCGACCGGCTTGCCGTGAATCTCGGCTCCGTCACCCTCGACGGCACGGCAATCGTCGATGCGGCGACCCTCCTGACGCAGGGCAAGGTCACCCTCTCCGCCGCCAATCTGGACGACCTCTCGCCGCTGGCCCTCACGCCGCTCGGCGGCAGCCTCGATGCGACCATCGCCCTCTCGCGAGACGGCGGCAGACAGGACGCCTCCATCAAGGCGAAGGGCGCGTCCCTGCGCTCGGGCGAGATCGGTCTCGCGCAGCTCGACGCCGACCTCACCGGGCGCGACCTTCTCGCTCATCCCGTGGTCGACGGCCGGGTCAATGCCGACCGGGTCGTCGCCGCGGGCGAATCCATCGACACCGTGCGGCTCCTGGCCGTCGGGTCGCCCGGCGCCAGCGACATCACCCTCACCGCCAAGGCGCGCGGCTTCGACCTCGACGGCGCCGCCCGGCTCGTCCCGGCGGACGCCACACGGATCGAGCTGTCGCGCTTCTCCGCCGCGCGCGGCAAGGACCGGTTGGCGCTCGCGGGCCCGGCGACGATCACCCTCGACCGCGGCAGTGCCGTCATCGACGGCCTCGTCATCGCCGCCGGAACCGGCAGGGTCAGTCTCGCCGGCCGCGTCGGGTCGAATCTCGACCTGAAGCTCGGCATCCGGGCGCTGCCGCTGGCCCTTGCCCGCATCGCCTCGCCGAGCCTCGCGCTGACCGGCACGCTCGACGGGGAGGCCGACATCCACGGCACGAGCGCGCGGCCGGAAGGGCGCTATGCCCTGTCGCTGGCGAAGCTGGTGACGCCCGAGACCCGGAAAGCCGGCCTGCCGCCCATCGACGCCAAGGCCAGCGGCACCCTGAGCGATGGTCGCGCCGGGATCGAGGGCCGTGTCTCCGCCGGTCGCGGTGCCGAGCTGACCCTCGCGGGATTCCTGCCCGTCTCCGCCGGCGGGCCGATCGCCCTGAAGCTGCGCGGCACCCTCGACGCCGCCATGGCCAACAGCCTGCTCAGCGTCGGTGGCCAGCGCGTCGCAGGCCGCCTCGCCCTCGACGGCGGCGTCTCCGGCACCCTGAACGCGCCCCGTGCGGAGGGTGTCGCCACCCTCTCCGGCGGCAGCTTCACCGATCCGCTGCAGGGCATCGCCTTGAAGCAGATCGAGGGCCGCGTCACCGGGCGCGGCGACACCCTGGTGGTGGAGCGCCTTACCGCCCAGACCCGCAACGGCGGCGGCCTCCAGGCCAGCGGTCGCGTGGCCCTGGACCCGACCGGCGGGTTCCCCGGCACGTTCAAGATCACGGCCGAGCGGGCCGAGCTCGTCTCCAGCCCCATCGTCACCGCCACCGCGAGCCTCAACCTCGCCCTCAGCGGCCCACTGGCGCGGACGCCGAAGATCTCGGGCCGCGTCGATCTCGCCTCCGTCGACGTGACGGTCCCCGATCGTCTGCCCGCCACGGTGCAGCCCCTGCCCGGCGTGCGACGGGTCAATACGCCCTCCGACGTGCGTGCGCGCCTCGACGCGAAGGCCGACCGCAGGGCGAAGATCACGGCATTGGCCAAGCGCAAGAAGGCGCCCCCGCCCTTCGACGCGACGCTCGACGTGACGGTCTCGGCGCCCAGCCGCATCTTCGTGCGCGGGCGCGGCATCGACGCGGAACTCGGCGGCGACCTGCGCCTCACCGGCACCTCGCGCGACCCGGTGGCGGTCGGCGATTTCGCCATGCGTCGTGGCCGCCTCAGCATCATCGGCCAGCGCCTCGACTTCACCCGAGGCCGCCTCGCCTTCAACGGTGAGCTCGCGATCCCCGACCTCGACTTCCAGGCCGAGACCAAGGCCGCCGAGGTCACCGCCCGCGTTATCGTGACCGGCCCGGCCAACCAGCCGGACTTCATCCTCACCTCCGACCCGACCCTGCCGCAGGACGAGGTGCTCTCGCGCCTGCTGTTCAAGAAGGCGGCGGGCGGGCTCTCGCCATTCCAGGCGCTGCAGCTCGCCCAGGCGGTGTCGCAGCTCTCCGGCGGAGCCGGTGGCCCCGACGTGTTCGAGCAGGCCCGCAAGGGGCTCGGCCTCGACAGCCTCGACGTCTCCACCGGTGCCTCCGGCGGCCCGGCGCTGGGCGCCTCGCGCTACCTCAGCGACCGCCTCAGCGTCGGGGTGAAGGCCGGCGCCAAGCCCCAGGACACGGCCGCCACCGTGGATTACGACGTGACCCGCCGCATCAAGATCCAGGGCGAGGCCGGCAGCGATGGCCGCACCGCCGTCGGCGTCGGCGCCGAATGGGAATATTGA
- a CDS encoding DUF47 domain-containing protein: MLGWFRALMPREDRFFDLFERHSHTLVAGAEALQGVLKGGDGVPDYCQVIVDREHEADAITAEVLLAVRRSFITPFDRGDIKDLIQSMDDAIDQMNKTVKTIALYEVRTFEPLMREMGDTVIEAARLTAEAIPLLNAIGTHAGRINTLTERITRVEGRSDELQERGLKALYKAHRKDGGDGDTMAYLIGAELYGHLEDVVDRFEDVANEISGIVIENV, translated from the coding sequence ATGCTGGGCTGGTTCCGCGCCTTGATGCCGCGCGAAGATCGTTTCTTCGACCTGTTCGAGCGCCATTCCCACACCCTCGTCGCAGGGGCGGAGGCGCTCCAGGGCGTGCTGAAGGGCGGAGACGGCGTACCGGACTATTGTCAGGTCATCGTCGATCGCGAGCATGAGGCCGACGCGATCACCGCCGAGGTTCTGCTCGCCGTGCGCCGGAGCTTCATCACGCCCTTCGACCGCGGTGACATCAAGGACCTGATCCAGTCGATGGACGACGCCATCGACCAGATGAACAAGACCGTGAAGACCATTGCCCTCTACGAAGTCCGCACCTTCGAGCCGCTGATGCGGGAGATGGGCGACACCGTGATCGAGGCCGCACGCCTCACCGCGGAGGCGATCCCCCTCCTCAACGCGATCGGGACCCATGCGGGTCGTATCAACACCCTCACCGAGCGGATCACCCGCGTCGAGGGCCGCTCGGACGAGCTGCAGGAGCGCGGGCTCAAGGCCCTCTACAAGGCCCATCGCAAGGATGGCGGCGACGGCGACACCATGGCCTACCTCATCGGCGCCGAACTCTACGGACACCTCGAAGACGTGGTCGACCGGTTCGAGGACGTCGCCAACGAGATCAGCGGCATCGTGATCGAGAACGTGTGA
- a CDS encoding inorganic phosphate transporter, producing the protein MDAASLALPALAGLIAVALFFDFLNGLHDAANSIATIVSTRVLRPQYAVLWAAFFNFIAFLFFGLHVAQTLGTGIVDANIVDPRVILSALVGAIAWNIATWVLGIPSSSSHALVGGLVGAGVSKAGFDVVVWSGLSKTIAAIVLSPLVGFLLALLLVLIVSWACRRSTPFGVDRSFRLLQFVSASFYSLGHGGNDAQKTMGIIAVLLYSQGHLGGSFHVPLWVVLACQSAMALGTLFGGWRIVHTMGSKITRLNPMQGFCAETGGAITLFLATWLGVPVSTTHTITGAIVGVGAARRTSAVRWGIAGNIVVAWVLTLPAAALIAAICYWITGWFG; encoded by the coding sequence ATGGACGCCGCCTCGCTCGCGCTGCCCGCCCTCGCCGGCCTCATCGCCGTCGCCCTTTTCTTCGACTTCCTCAACGGCCTGCACGATGCGGCCAATTCCATCGCCACCATCGTCTCGACGCGCGTGCTGCGCCCGCAATACGCGGTGCTCTGGGCGGCATTCTTCAACTTCATCGCGTTCCTGTTCTTCGGCCTTCATGTGGCGCAGACGCTGGGGACCGGCATCGTCGACGCCAACATCGTCGATCCGCGCGTGATCCTGAGCGCGCTCGTCGGCGCCATCGCCTGGAACATCGCCACCTGGGTGCTCGGCATTCCGTCGAGCAGCTCGCATGCCCTGGTCGGCGGCCTCGTCGGGGCGGGCGTCAGCAAGGCGGGTTTCGACGTCGTGGTCTGGTCCGGCCTGTCGAAGACGATCGCGGCCATCGTGCTGTCGCCGCTCGTCGGCTTCCTGCTGGCCCTCCTCCTCGTCCTGATCGTGTCCTGGGCCTGCCGACGGTCCACGCCGTTCGGGGTCGACCGCAGCTTCCGGCTCCTGCAATTCGTCTCGGCCTCGTTCTACTCCCTCGGCCATGGCGGCAACGATGCGCAGAAGACCATGGGGATCATCGCGGTGCTGCTCTACTCGCAGGGGCATCTCGGCGGCAGCTTCCACGTGCCGCTCTGGGTGGTGCTGGCCTGCCAGTCGGCGATGGCTCTGGGCACCCTGTTCGGCGGCTGGCGCATCGTCCACACGATGGGCTCGAAGATCACCCGGCTGAACCCGATGCAGGGTTTCTGCGCCGAGACGGGGGGTGCCATCACTCTGTTCCTGGCAACCTGGCTCGGGGTGCCGGTCTCGACCACCCACACCATCACCGGCGCCATCGTCGGTGTCGGCGCGGCGCGCCGGACATCGGCCGTGCGCTGGGGCATCGCCGGCAACATCGTCGTCGCCTGGGTGCTGACCCTGCCGGCCGCGGCCCTCATCGCCGCAATCTGCTACTGGATCACCGGATGGTTCGGCTGA
- a CDS encoding ABC-F family ATP-binding cassette domain-containing protein has product MIRLEKIGKQNGRQIVFIEASAALQKGEKVGLVGPNGAGKTTLFRMITGEEEPDEGQVATDRGITIGYFSQDVGEMAGCSVVSAVMDGAGPVSTVATELKQIEAGLADPDRMDEMDALVERYGEVQARFEELDGYALEGRAYEVLAGLSFSQEMMDGDVGKLSGGWKMRVALARILLMNPDVMLLDEPSNHLDIESLIWLEAFLKNFEGALLMTSHDREFMNRIVGKVIEIDGGNLTTFSGDYVFYEQQRALNETHQQAQFERQQAMLAKEIKFIERFKARASHAAQVQSRVKKLDKIERVEPPKRRQSVAFEFQPAPRSGDDVVIIKNVHKRYGSRSIYEGLDFSIRRRERWCVMGINGAGKSTLLKLVTGSAKPDDGSIAIGGSVKLGYFAQHAMDLLDGDLTVFQDLEATFPQAGQGSLRALAGCFGFSGDDVEKRCRVLSGGEKARLVMAKMLFDPPNFLVLDEPTNHLDMGTKEMLITALASYEGTMLFVSHDRHFLAALSNRVLELTPEGTHQYGGGYTEYVARTGQEAPGLRS; this is encoded by the coding sequence ATGATCCGCCTCGAGAAAATCGGCAAGCAGAACGGTCGGCAGATCGTCTTCATCGAGGCCTCGGCCGCCCTGCAGAAGGGCGAGAAGGTCGGCCTCGTCGGCCCCAACGGCGCCGGCAAGACCACCTTGTTCCGCATGATCACCGGCGAGGAGGAACCCGACGAGGGCCAGGTCGCCACCGATCGCGGCATCACCATCGGCTATTTCAGCCAGGATGTCGGCGAGATGGCGGGCTGTTCCGTGGTGTCCGCCGTGATGGACGGCGCCGGCCCGGTGAGCACGGTGGCCACCGAGTTGAAGCAGATCGAGGCCGGCCTCGCCGACCCCGACCGGATGGACGAGATGGACGCCCTGGTCGAGCGCTACGGCGAGGTCCAGGCCCGGTTCGAGGAACTCGACGGCTACGCCCTCGAAGGCCGGGCCTACGAGGTTCTGGCGGGGCTGAGCTTCAGCCAGGAGATGATGGACGGCGATGTCGGCAAGCTGTCGGGGGGCTGGAAGATGCGCGTGGCGCTGGCCCGCATCCTCCTGATGAACCCGGACGTGATGCTCCTCGACGAGCCTTCCAACCACCTCGACATCGAGAGTCTGATCTGGCTGGAAGCCTTCCTCAAGAACTTCGAGGGCGCGCTGCTGATGACCTCGCACGACCGCGAGTTCATGAACCGCATCGTCGGCAAGGTCATCGAGATCGACGGCGGCAACCTCACCACCTTTTCCGGCGATTACGTCTTCTACGAGCAGCAGCGGGCCCTGAACGAGACGCACCAGCAGGCGCAGTTCGAGCGCCAGCAGGCCATGCTCGCCAAGGAGATCAAGTTCATCGAGCGGTTCAAGGCCCGCGCCAGCCACGCCGCCCAGGTCCAGAGCCGGGTGAAGAAGCTCGACAAGATCGAGCGGGTGGAGCCCCCCAAGCGCCGGCAATCGGTGGCGTTCGAGTTCCAGCCGGCGCCGCGCTCCGGCGACGACGTCGTCATCATCAAGAACGTGCACAAACGCTACGGCAGCCGCAGCATCTACGAGGGGCTCGACTTCTCGATCCGCCGCCGCGAGCGCTGGTGCGTGATGGGCATCAACGGCGCCGGCAAGTCGACCCTGCTCAAGCTGGTGACGGGCTCGGCCAAGCCCGATGACGGCTCCATCGCCATCGGCGGCAGCGTCAAGCTCGGCTACTTCGCCCAGCACGCCATGGACCTCCTCGACGGCGACCTCACCGTGTTCCAGGATCTGGAGGCCACCTTCCCGCAAGCCGGGCAGGGGTCTCTGCGAGCGCTGGCCGGCTGCTTCGGCTTCTCCGGCGACGACGTGGAGAAGCGCTGCCGCGTGCTCTCTGGCGGCGAGAAGGCCCGGCTGGTGATGGCCAAGATGCTGTTCGACCCACCGAACTTCCTCGTCCTCGACGAGCCCACCAACCACCTCGACATGGGCACGAAGGAGATGCTGATCACGGCGCTCGCGAGCTACGAGGGCACCATGCTCTTCGTCAGCCACGACCGACACTTCCTCGCGGCGCTCTCGAACCGCGTCCTCGAACTGACCCCTGAGGGCACCCACCAATATGGCGGCGGCTACACCGAATACGTCGCCCGCACCGGCCAGGAAGCGCCGGGCCTGAGGAGCTGA
- a CDS encoding peptide deformylase produces the protein MPVQSLILYPDPRLRLRAEPVTVFDDGLRRDADDLVAALARVSAIGLTGPHVGWLARVVALRLEPGTPATIYVNPEITFVSPETAPQTEGSVSMPGVSDTVERAARIRIRYADLDGALHEVESEGFEAACLQHEIDQLDGIFWIERLSRLRRERAVKRYAKARRAA, from the coding sequence GTGCCGGTCCAGTCGCTGATCCTCTATCCCGATCCCCGGCTGCGTTTGCGTGCCGAGCCGGTCACCGTGTTTGACGACGGCCTTCGCCGCGATGCGGACGACCTCGTCGCGGCGCTTGCCCGCGTGTCCGCCATCGGGCTGACCGGGCCGCATGTGGGCTGGCTCGCCCGCGTCGTGGCGCTGCGGCTCGAGCCCGGCACGCCGGCAACCATCTACGTCAACCCGGAGATCACCTTCGTCTCGCCCGAGACGGCGCCCCAGACCGAGGGCAGCGTCTCGATGCCGGGTGTGTCCGACACCGTGGAGCGGGCGGCCCGGATACGGATTCGCTACGCCGATCTCGACGGCGCCTTGCATGAGGTCGAGTCGGAGGGGTTCGAGGCAGCCTGCCTCCAGCACGAGATCGATCAGCTCGACGGCATCTTCTGGATCGAGCGCCTGTCGCGGCTCCGGCGGGAGCGGGCGGTGAAGCGCTATGCCAAGGCGAGGCGCGCGGCATGA